The Cellulophaga sp. L1A9 genome window below encodes:
- a CDS encoding DUF6500 family protein yields MTETIKKKIITVCTDKIEKKGPNVGLSFYAFFANKNDNPKLLLEVAHWWIMEHKLDHFEKAVKIKALAQQIIPLD; encoded by the coding sequence ATGACAGAGACCATAAAGAAAAAAATTATAACGGTTTGTACGGATAAGATTGAAAAAAAAGGCCCCAATGTTGGGCTTTCTTTTTATGCTTTCTTTGCAAATAAAAATGACAATCCAAAATTGCTGTTAGAAGTGGCGCACTGGTGGATTATGGAACATAAATTAGATCACTTTGAAAAAGCTGTTAAAATAAAAGCATTGGCACAACAAATAATTCCTTTAGATTAA
- a CDS encoding bifunctional precorrin-2 dehydrogenase/sirohydrochlorin ferrochelatase, producing MERNNLYPVFLKVSNLNILIVGGGNVALEKLTFLLKSSPDANVEMVSPMFREETIALADKFAIKMNVTPYSKSYLNNKHMVVATTDNIPVNEQVYHDCRAQNILVNVADNPPFCDFYMGGIVTKGNVKVAISTNGKSPTTAKRLRQFFEDVIPENIDDLVKNLNEFRKTIKGDFEEKVETLNEFTKGLVNKKDAK from the coding sequence ATGGAACGCAACAACCTATACCCTGTTTTTTTAAAAGTATCTAATTTAAATATACTTATTGTTGGTGGAGGAAATGTGGCATTAGAAAAACTCACTTTTTTATTAAAATCTAGTCCAGACGCAAATGTAGAAATGGTTTCTCCCATGTTTAGAGAAGAAACTATAGCTTTAGCTGATAAGTTTGCTATTAAAATGAATGTTACCCCCTACTCTAAAAGCTACCTAAACAATAAACATATGGTTGTTGCTACTACAGATAATATCCCTGTTAATGAACAAGTATACCATGATTGTAGAGCACAAAACATTCTAGTGAATGTTGCTGACAACCCTCCTTTTTGTGATTTTTATATGGGTGGTATCGTTACTAAAGGCAATGTAAAAGTGGCTATTTCTACCAATGGCAAATCTCCAACAACAGCAAAAAGATTGCGTCAGTTTTTTGAAGATGTAATTCCAGAAAACATTGATGATTTAGTTAAGAATTTGAATGAGTTTAGAAAAACAATCAAGGGCGATTTTGAAGAGAAAGTAGAAACTTTAAATGAATTCACAAAAGGTTTGGTCAACAAGAAAGATGCAAAGTAA
- a CDS encoding permease — MNIAFQKTLELLLIIGVGFLLQKKVAKSDLKGIKVLILSVALPAVIFVALLKIKLESSLLIFPVLALVFNLLMLFASKYYLSKTLPSGDNARKRTIMMLLPSLAPGLSCFPFIAVYLGDDYLALAALADVGNKIFVLILLYMLAMHWYNLRSIKDAKASMKNKLKGLVISLINEPINLVMIAALILLALGLNLSSLPSFLGNTITSLSTIMAPLVLLFIGMAVRINASEFSLILKLLARRAGITFLLSALFVFLFPALGASMILFLIVFPQSSCSFWPFAHMSAIAGLEEKDKQTKPTFDIDFAVNVLACSLPFSTLLIIGVFSFSEFFIHPMIILISGITLLVLSYIPNGLSILKKAKSKSDEHIDAMSLNLETQTNDNKE, encoded by the coding sequence ATGAATATTGCATTTCAGAAGACCTTAGAGCTGCTACTTATAATAGGAGTTGGATTTCTTCTACAGAAAAAAGTTGCAAAAAGTGATTTGAAAGGAATAAAGGTTTTAATCTTAAGTGTAGCATTACCTGCAGTTATCTTTGTTGCTTTATTAAAAATTAAATTAGAAAGCTCTCTTTTAATATTTCCTGTTTTAGCACTTGTCTTTAATTTATTGATGTTATTTGCATCAAAATATTATCTAAGCAAAACATTACCTAGTGGCGATAATGCTCGAAAAAGAACTATAATGATGTTATTACCATCATTAGCCCCTGGTTTATCTTGCTTCCCTTTTATTGCGGTATATTTAGGTGATGATTACCTTGCATTAGCAGCATTAGCAGATGTAGGGAATAAAATTTTTGTTCTTATATTATTATATATGCTTGCCATGCATTGGTATAACCTAAGGTCTATAAAAGATGCCAAAGCATCTATGAAAAACAAACTAAAAGGACTCGTTATCTCATTAATTAACGAACCAATAAATTTAGTAATGATTGCTGCTTTAATTCTATTAGCATTGGGATTAAACCTCTCAAGTCTTCCTTCCTTTTTAGGGAATACAATAACAAGTTTAAGTACTATAATGGCTCCATTGGTCCTATTATTTATAGGTATGGCAGTTAGGATAAATGCAAGTGAGTTTTCACTAATACTTAAACTCCTCGCGCGTAGGGCAGGAATTACTTTTTTACTATCTGCTCTATTTGTTTTTCTTTTCCCCGCCCTTGGCGCAAGCATGATTTTATTTTTAATCGTTTTCCCTCAAAGTTCTTGTAGTTTTTGGCCCTTTGCCCATATGAGTGCAATAGCCGGTTTAGAAGAAAAAGATAAACAAACAAAACCTACATTCGATATAGATTTTGCAGTTAATGTATTAGCCTGCTCACTGCCTTTTTCTACACTTTTAATTATTGGAGTATTTTCATTCAGTGAGTTTTTTATTCATCCTATGATTATTTTAATTTCTGGGATAACATTACTAGTACTATCTTACATTCCGAATGGACTCAGCATTTTAAAAAAAGCAAAATCAAAATCTGATGAACACATAGATGCCATGTCATTAAATTTAGAAACACAAACTAACGACAACAAAGAGTAA
- a CDS encoding histidinol-phosphate transaminase: protein MKTTVNRRDWLKRGVLTAAGVVAAPYLSYGAFSSEPLKLDTQGNLPYTPFFKEYLPYNVTKPIELAAKLNANENPYGPSSKAIAAVGANAFRGNRYAWTELFDLMEKIALEEGVQQENIMMGPGSSDILEKTAMVFFQNGGNIVSADPSYMSLIKVAEATGATWKAIPLKSDWSHDLAAMEAAIDSETKLVYICNPNNPTGSMTDHTELLDFCKRVADKVPIFVDEAYLGFLEDGAKKSMVSLIKEGKNVIIARTFSKIHGMAGLRVGYAVALPETLGIIQRITRGGMGISFPSIYAATASMDDIAFQTKSRKLNKECREYVYKNLDRMGFKYVPSSTSFIIFPIEMDGKEFLEKMTAEKVGVRAFEFYDKNWCRVSMGTMDEMKLFTAALEKVLI from the coding sequence ATGAAAACAACAGTAAACAGAAGAGATTGGCTTAAAAGAGGCGTTCTCACAGCAGCAGGAGTTGTAGCAGCTCCTTATTTATCGTACGGAGCATTTTCATCGGAACCTCTAAAATTAGACACACAAGGCAATTTACCCTACACTCCATTTTTTAAAGAGTATTTACCTTATAACGTCACTAAACCCATAGAACTTGCAGCAAAATTAAATGCGAACGAAAATCCTTATGGACCTTCATCTAAAGCAATAGCAGCTGTAGGTGCAAATGCCTTTAGAGGAAATAGATACGCCTGGACAGAATTATTTGATTTAATGGAAAAAATTGCACTTGAAGAAGGTGTACAACAGGAAAACATCATGATGGGCCCTGGATCATCAGATATACTAGAAAAAACAGCGATGGTTTTCTTTCAGAATGGGGGGAATATAGTTTCTGCAGATCCATCATACATGTCACTTATAAAGGTAGCAGAAGCAACTGGTGCAACTTGGAAAGCAATTCCATTGAAATCAGATTGGTCACACGATTTAGCAGCAATGGAAGCCGCAATTGACAGCGAAACTAAACTAGTATATATCTGTAATCCAAACAATCCTACAGGAAGTATGACCGATCATACGGAATTACTAGATTTCTGTAAAAGAGTAGCTGATAAAGTTCCCATTTTTGTCGATGAGGCTTATTTAGGTTTTCTTGAAGATGGTGCTAAAAAAAGTATGGTGTCCTTAATCAAGGAAGGAAAAAATGTAATTATTGCCAGAACATTCTCTAAAATTCATGGTATGGCAGGCTTACGTGTAGGTTACGCAGTAGCCTTACCAGAAACTTTAGGTATTATTCAAAGAATTACGAGAGGCGGAATGGGTATTTCCTTTCCATCTATTTATGCCGCAACAGCAAGTATGGATGATATTGCATTCCAAACAAAATCGAGAAAACTCAATAAAGAGTGTAGGGAATATGTCTACAAAAATTTAGACAGAATGGGCTTTAAATATGTACCCTCTTCCACAAGTTTTATCATTTTCCCTATTGAAATGGATGGGAAAGAGTTTTTAGAAAAAATGACCGCTGAAAAAGTGGGTGTCCGTGCTTTTGAGTTTTATGACAAAAATTGGTGTCGCGTTAGTATGGGTACCATGGACGAAATGAAGTTGTTTACTGCAGCCTTAGAAAAAGTGCTTATCTAA